The following are encoded in a window of Cryobacterium sp. CG_9.6 genomic DNA:
- a CDS encoding glycoside hydrolase family 13 protein → MTGTTVSDPTVIGGSTVGTEWWRTAVIYQIYPRSFADGNGDGMGDLAGIRQRLPQLRDLGIDAVWLSPFYTSPQRDAGYDVADYCDVDPLFGTLEDFDAMQTAAHELGIRVIIDIVPNHSSSDHVWFQAALNSAPESPERGRYIFREGKGDTGELPPNNWESVFGGRAWTRIVEADGTPGQWYLHLFDSTQPDLDWENPWVRDQFRSVLRFWLDRGVDGFRVDVAHGMIKAAGLPDYTPPADGGSMGGGSATLEPGISVEPAATAPFWAQEGVHEIYRDWHKVLAEYPGDRVLAAEAWVDPLTEVAKWVRPDEMHQAFNFAYLETSWNASQLRTVIDDSLAAFSAVGAPSTWVLSNHDVVRHASRLALGAENLQGHGIGPKSPGLPDTVVGLRRARAASSLMLALPGSSYLYQGEELGLPEVIDLPDSAREDPTWFRTNGERYGRDGCRVPIPWESAAPSYGFGTTAASWLPQPAAWAELARDRQQGTPGSTLELYTLALRLRREFSLGLGSVEWLPGFAAEVVAFRSGDVTVIANTGTASVMLPAGDVILASATLEGRTLPGDTTVWLR, encoded by the coding sequence ATGACAGGCACAACAGTTTCAGACCCGACGGTTATCGGCGGCTCCACGGTAGGCACCGAGTGGTGGCGCACCGCCGTGATCTATCAGATCTACCCACGCTCCTTTGCCGACGGCAACGGCGATGGCATGGGCGACCTTGCCGGCATTCGTCAGCGTCTCCCCCAGCTGCGCGACCTCGGCATTGACGCGGTGTGGCTCTCGCCCTTTTACACCTCCCCGCAGCGCGACGCTGGCTACGATGTGGCCGACTACTGCGACGTGGATCCCCTGTTCGGGACGCTCGAAGACTTCGACGCGATGCAGACGGCGGCGCACGAGCTCGGCATCCGCGTGATTATTGACATTGTTCCCAACCACTCCTCCAGCGACCACGTGTGGTTCCAGGCCGCCCTGAACTCCGCACCCGAGAGCCCCGAGCGTGGCCGGTACATCTTTCGCGAGGGCAAGGGCGACACTGGCGAGCTGCCCCCGAACAACTGGGAATCTGTGTTCGGCGGTCGCGCGTGGACGCGGATTGTCGAAGCCGATGGCACGCCCGGTCAGTGGTACCTGCACCTGTTCGACAGCACGCAGCCCGACCTGGACTGGGAGAACCCGTGGGTTCGCGACCAGTTCCGTTCGGTCCTGCGCTTCTGGCTCGACCGCGGCGTCGATGGTTTTCGAGTAGATGTCGCCCACGGCATGATCAAGGCCGCGGGTCTTCCTGATTACACGCCGCCGGCCGACGGTGGCAGCATGGGCGGCGGCTCCGCCACCCTCGAGCCCGGTATCAGCGTCGAACCGGCCGCCACTGCCCCGTTCTGGGCGCAGGAGGGCGTGCATGAGATCTACCGCGACTGGCACAAGGTTCTCGCCGAATATCCCGGCGATCGCGTGCTCGCGGCCGAGGCCTGGGTAGATCCCCTCACCGAGGTCGCCAAGTGGGTTCGCCCCGACGAGATGCACCAGGCATTCAACTTCGCCTACCTGGAGACCTCGTGGAACGCCTCCCAGCTGCGCACAGTTATCGACGACTCCCTCGCCGCGTTCAGCGCCGTCGGGGCGCCGAGCACGTGGGTGCTGTCCAACCACGACGTCGTGCGCCACGCCTCCCGCCTCGCCCTCGGCGCCGAGAACCTGCAAGGGCACGGCATTGGGCCCAAGTCCCCGGGTCTGCCCGACACGGTCGTGGGCCTCCGCCGCGCCCGTGCGGCGTCGTCGCTCATGCTGGCTCTGCCCGGCTCGAGTTACCTCTACCAGGGCGAGGAGCTCGGCCTGCCCGAGGTCATCGACCTGCCCGACTCGGCACGGGAAGATCCCACCTGGTTCCGCACCAACGGCGAGCGCTACGGCCGAGACGGATGCCGCGTGCCCATCCCCTGGGAGTCCGCCGCGCCGTCCTACGGTTTCGGAACCACTGCAGCGAGCTGGTTGCCGCAACCGGCCGCCTGGGCCGAACTCGCCCGGGACCGACAGCAGGGTACCCCGGGGTCCACTCTGGAGCTCTACACACTGGCACTACGCCTGCGCCGCGAGTTTTCCCTGGGCCTCGGCTCGGTGGAATGGCTTCCCGGCTTTGCTGCGGAGGTCGTGGCTTTTCGTTCCGGCGACGTGACCGTCATTGCCAACACGGGCACGGCATCCGTCATGCTGCCCGCTGGCGACGTGATTCTCGCGAGTGCGACCCTCGAGGGTCGCACTCTGCCCGGCGACACGACGGTCTGGCTGCGCTAA
- a CDS encoding LacI family DNA-binding transcriptional regulator, giving the protein MAGIEDVARLAGVSTATVSRTLSGKGPVSTATRLKVEAAAGDLGYVVSASASSLASGRTRNIGVVVPFLGGWFFSSVVEGAQRALLRNGYDLTLYSLSGGGDERASVFEHFLLRQRLDAVIAVSLELTAHEVDRLHAVRKPLVGVGGPIGGVRTLMIDDVAVARLATEHLLSLGHTRIGHVGGSKEFDLDFHLPTNRRLGYEGALEAAGVSVTMDLFEPADFTMRGGYQAARRLLERDAGRPTAIFAASDEMAIGCILAARDLGLSVPRDVSVIGIDDHELANFFSLTTVAQFPEAQGEKAVEILMEQLHPGKHAVGDFTLPMPFELMTRSSTAHPGS; this is encoded by the coding sequence ATGGCCGGAATCGAGGACGTTGCCCGCCTCGCCGGTGTCTCCACCGCCACCGTCTCGCGCACTCTGAGCGGCAAAGGGCCGGTTTCGACCGCCACGCGGCTCAAGGTGGAGGCAGCCGCCGGAGACCTCGGCTACGTGGTCTCGGCGAGCGCATCGAGCCTAGCTTCGGGCCGCACCAGGAACATCGGTGTCGTTGTGCCGTTCCTCGGCGGCTGGTTTTTCTCCAGTGTCGTCGAGGGTGCCCAGCGTGCCCTGCTGCGCAACGGTTATGACCTCACCCTCTACAGCCTCTCGGGCGGCGGCGATGAGCGGGCCAGTGTCTTTGAACATTTTCTTCTGCGTCAGCGACTGGATGCCGTGATCGCCGTTTCGCTCGAGCTGACCGCCCACGAGGTGGATCGTTTGCACGCTGTGCGCAAGCCCCTGGTGGGCGTGGGCGGTCCCATCGGCGGAGTGCGAACGCTCATGATCGACGACGTGGCCGTGGCCCGGCTCGCCACGGAACATCTGCTCTCTCTCGGGCATACCCGCATCGGTCACGTGGGCGGGAGCAAAGAGTTTGATCTCGACTTTCACCTGCCAACGAACCGGCGCCTGGGCTATGAGGGCGCTCTCGAGGCGGCTGGTGTCTCGGTGACTATGGACCTCTTCGAGCCCGCGGACTTCACGATGCGCGGAGGCTATCAGGCGGCCCGCCGACTGCTGGAGCGCGACGCCGGGCGCCCCACGGCGATCTTCGCGGCGTCCGATGAGATGGCGATCGGGTGCATCCTTGCCGCCCGCGACCTGGGCTTGTCGGTGCCACGAGACGTGTCGGTGATCGGCATTGATGATCATGAGCTTGCCAACTTCTTCTCCCTCACCACCGTGGCGCAGTTTCCCGAGGCTCAGGGCGAGAAGGCCGTAGAGATACTGATGGAGCAGCTTCACCCGGGAAAACACGCCGTCGGTGACTTCACGCTGCCGATGCCGTTTGAACTCATGACCCGTTCCAGCACGGCTCACCCCGGGAGCTGA
- a CDS encoding isochorismate synthase, producing the protein MNVQALTVETSPIPDIRQLVLLLDQRQPLLWMRRNQGLAGIGCALRLEFSGPTRMTDAATAWQAVVAASTVTDPLQRTGTGLLAFGAFAFDESSAETSVLMVPEIIVGRENGQCWVTRVWPTGGTKPTHPLSLDPLGNEYRISLLPGELPPAAYRNAVAEAVTRIGSEQVNKVVLARDLVGRLPEESDLRRAITKLALGYPDCWTYAVDGLVGSSPETLIRANHGEVNARVLAGTISRGADAVADTEAALTLATSTKDGDEHEFAVQSVLKSLRPHTSVLTSSEIPFTVKLPNLWHLATDVEGTLNDGSTSLDLIAALHPTAAVAGTPTASAQDLIRELEPFDRGRYAGPVGWVGADGDGEWAIALRCAQVSRTGTVTAYAGCGIVADSDPEHELAETKMKFRPIVEAFG; encoded by the coding sequence GTGAATGTGCAGGCCCTAACGGTCGAAACCTCCCCAATCCCCGATATCCGGCAGCTGGTCTTGCTCCTCGACCAACGCCAGCCCCTGCTGTGGATGCGCCGCAACCAGGGTCTTGCAGGTATTGGGTGCGCGCTGCGACTCGAATTCTCGGGCCCAACCCGAATGACGGATGCCGCCACCGCGTGGCAGGCCGTCGTCGCCGCCTCCACGGTGACCGATCCGCTGCAACGAACCGGCACCGGACTGCTGGCTTTTGGAGCGTTCGCGTTCGATGAGTCGTCGGCCGAGACGAGCGTGTTGATGGTGCCGGAGATCATTGTGGGGCGCGAGAACGGGCAGTGCTGGGTGACCCGCGTGTGGCCCACGGGTGGGACGAAGCCCACGCATCCGCTCTCCCTCGACCCGCTGGGCAACGAATACCGCATCTCGCTGCTGCCCGGGGAGCTTCCGCCGGCCGCCTATCGCAACGCCGTTGCCGAGGCGGTGACCCGGATTGGGTCGGAGCAGGTGAACAAGGTTGTTCTCGCCCGGGACCTCGTGGGGCGTCTGCCCGAGGAATCGGACCTGCGACGAGCGATCACCAAGCTTGCCCTCGGGTACCCGGACTGCTGGACCTACGCCGTCGACGGCCTGGTGGGGTCGAGCCCGGAAACGCTGATTCGCGCCAACCATGGCGAGGTGAATGCGCGGGTGCTGGCCGGCACCATCTCTCGCGGTGCCGATGCGGTGGCGGATACCGAGGCGGCTCTCACTCTCGCCACCTCCACCAAAGACGGTGACGAGCATGAATTCGCGGTGCAGAGTGTGCTCAAGTCGCTGCGGCCGCACACCTCGGTGCTCACCTCCAGCGAGATTCCGTTTACTGTGAAGTTGCCGAATCTTTGGCATCTGGCCACGGATGTCGAGGGAACGCTCAATGACGGCTCAACATCCCTGGACCTCATTGCCGCCCTGCACCCGACTGCGGCCGTGGCCGGCACTCCCACCGCGAGCGCGCAGGATCTGATTCGCGAGCTCGAACCCTTTGACCGTGGCCGCTACGCCGGTCCGGTCGGCTGGGTGGGCGCCGACGGAGATGGGGAGTGGGCGATCGCCCTGCGGTGCGCCCAGGTGAGCCGCACCGGGACCGTTACGGCATATGCCGGTTGCGGCATAGTGGCGGATTCCGACCCTGAGCACGAACTTGCCGAGACGAAGATGAAGTTTCGGCCGATCGTCGAGGCCTTCGGCTAG
- a CDS encoding polyprenyl synthetase family protein encodes MKRRAPVVRRSPSVTSQLGLSERIFSTAADRGLANNIDRGIAEIETSLIGELVYANEIANATTRYLFNAGGKRVRPMLALLTSHLGEGGIPDVITAASAIELTHLASLYHDDVMDDSDKRRGVPSAQSVWGNSVAILTGDLLFARASQLMARLGERAIRLQAATFERLVLGQFRETVGVRPGEDPVEHYIGVLADKTGSLIAAAAQAGVVFSNAPAEYEQPVVTFGEKIGVAFQLIDDVLDLSPQPEATGKVPGTDLRAGVATLPLLRLRERASTNGADTDLLARLERDVMASNGVATEAADSAITALREHPVTSETLAEAHSWARDAVAALSPLPTGPVKKALTRFAETIVERSS; translated from the coding sequence GTGAAACGTAGAGCACCCGTGGTGCGGCGCAGCCCCTCCGTAACGAGTCAGCTCGGGCTGAGCGAGCGCATTTTCTCCACCGCTGCAGACCGTGGCCTCGCCAACAATATTGATCGAGGGATCGCGGAGATCGAGACGTCGCTCATTGGCGAACTCGTGTACGCCAATGAGATTGCCAATGCGACGACCCGGTACCTGTTCAACGCGGGTGGCAAGCGCGTGCGGCCCATGTTGGCGCTGCTCACCTCGCACCTCGGTGAGGGCGGCATTCCCGATGTGATCACCGCGGCCAGCGCGATTGAACTCACCCACCTTGCCTCGCTTTACCACGATGACGTCATGGACGATTCCGACAAGCGTCGTGGTGTTCCCAGCGCCCAGTCCGTCTGGGGCAATTCCGTTGCCATCCTCACCGGAGACCTGCTGTTCGCCCGCGCAAGCCAGCTGATGGCTCGTCTCGGTGAGCGCGCCATCCGCTTGCAGGCGGCGACCTTTGAACGACTGGTCCTCGGCCAGTTTCGGGAGACGGTGGGAGTGCGCCCCGGCGAGGATCCGGTGGAGCACTACATTGGGGTGCTCGCCGACAAGACTGGTTCTCTGATCGCTGCGGCGGCGCAGGCCGGGGTCGTCTTCTCCAACGCACCGGCCGAGTACGAGCAGCCCGTGGTGACCTTTGGTGAGAAGATCGGCGTGGCCTTTCAGCTGATTGACGATGTTCTTGATCTCTCTCCGCAGCCGGAGGCAACCGGCAAGGTTCCGGGCACGGACCTGCGTGCCGGTGTCGCGACGCTCCCGCTGCTCCGTCTGCGTGAGCGGGCATCCACGAACGGTGCCGACACGGACCTTCTCGCCCGTCTGGAACGCGACGTGATGGCGAGTAACGGCGTGGCCACCGAGGCAGCGGACTCAGCCATCACCGCGTTGCGGGAACACCCCGTCACCTCCGAAACCCTGGCCGAGGCGCATTCATGGGCCCGTGACGCTGTTGCCGCACTCTCCCCTCTGCCCACCGGGCCGGTCAAGAAGGCGCTCACCCGATTCGCCGAGACCATCGTCGAGCGATCAAGTTAG
- a CDS encoding FAD-dependent oxidoreductase: MTKLRLAIVGAGPAGIYAADILLKAERNFEVSIDLFDHLPAPYGLVRYGVAPDHPRIKGIVTALRGVLDSGDVRIFGNVRFGVDVTLADLKKHYNAVVFATGATQDADLNIPGMDLDGSYGAADFVSWFAGHPDVPRTWPLEAKEIAVIGNGNVALDVSRMLIKHADDLLSTEIAENVYAGLNSSPVTDVHIFGRRGPTSVKFTPLELREVGELRDVDMIVYDEDFDYSDAARDAVASNKQVFVIDKTLQQWRQRETGSASRRLHLHFFAKPIEIVDDGTGRVGAFRWERTASDGAGGVVGTGEFREIAVQAVYRAVGYFGSELPDVPFDKKRGVIPNREGQVLRRDPAAGTGGLFNQQMYGVYTTGWIKRGPVGLIGHTKSDAMETIRHLINDLGNWWLPSAPSEESIVALLDERGVQYTGIDGWHNLDQHELALGEAAGRLRVKVVPRDEMVAISRGEFASQSADR; encoded by the coding sequence GTGACCAAATTACGATTGGCCATCGTCGGGGCAGGACCAGCCGGCATCTACGCCGCAGACATCCTGCTGAAAGCGGAACGCAACTTTGAGGTCTCCATCGACCTCTTTGACCACCTCCCGGCACCCTACGGGCTCGTGCGCTACGGTGTCGCGCCGGATCACCCCCGCATCAAGGGAATCGTGACAGCTCTGCGCGGCGTTCTCGACAGTGGCGATGTTCGCATTTTCGGGAACGTGCGCTTCGGCGTGGACGTGACCCTCGCTGACCTCAAAAAGCACTACAACGCGGTGGTTTTCGCAACCGGGGCCACCCAAGACGCCGACCTGAACATTCCCGGAATGGACCTTGACGGTTCGTATGGCGCCGCCGATTTCGTCAGCTGGTTTGCGGGGCACCCCGACGTGCCGCGTACCTGGCCGCTGGAAGCCAAGGAGATCGCGGTAATCGGCAACGGCAACGTGGCCCTCGACGTGTCGCGCATGCTCATCAAGCACGCGGATGATCTGCTCTCGACCGAGATTGCGGAGAATGTCTACGCGGGCCTCAATTCGTCACCGGTGACCGACGTTCATATCTTTGGCCGACGTGGTCCCACATCCGTTAAATTCACCCCGCTGGAACTGCGTGAGGTGGGTGAACTGCGCGACGTGGACATGATTGTCTACGACGAGGACTTCGATTACAGCGACGCCGCCCGCGACGCCGTGGCGAGCAACAAGCAGGTCTTCGTGATCGATAAAACGCTGCAGCAGTGGCGACAGCGCGAGACGGGCAGTGCGAGCCGTCGTCTGCACCTGCATTTCTTTGCCAAGCCGATTGAGATCGTCGACGACGGTACCGGCCGGGTTGGAGCGTTCCGCTGGGAGCGCACGGCCAGCGACGGTGCAGGCGGCGTGGTGGGCACCGGAGAGTTCCGCGAGATTGCCGTGCAGGCCGTTTACCGGGCGGTGGGCTACTTCGGGTCCGAGCTTCCGGACGTGCCCTTCGACAAGAAGCGGGGCGTGATTCCGAACCGCGAGGGACAGGTGCTGCGTCGCGATCCCGCCGCTGGAACCGGTGGGTTGTTCAACCAGCAGATGTATGGCGTCTACACCACGGGATGGATCAAGCGGGGACCGGTGGGGCTCATTGGCCACACCAAGTCTGATGCGATGGAGACCATCCGTCACCTGATCAATGACCTCGGCAACTGGTGGCTTCCCTCAGCGCCCTCGGAGGAGAGCATTGTGGCCCTGCTCGACGAACGCGGCGTGCAGTACACCGGAATCGACGGGTGGCACAACCTCGACCAGCACGAACTCGCCCTCGGTGAGGCGGCCGGTCGTCTGCGGGTGAAAGTGGTCCCGCGCGACGAGATGGTTGCCATCTCCCGCGGCGAGTTTGCGTCCCAGTCGGCGGACCGCTAA
- a CDS encoding inositol monophosphatase family protein: protein MTDAVTADLLALARRTAIEAGQLAHRRRAEGVQIAASKSSPEDVVTNADREVEALIRTRLADARAGDGFYGEESEATVGSSGLTWVVDPIDGTVNYLYGIPHYAISIAVVEGEPEPATWTTLAGVVVNPPLGEVYTAAVGQGAFLGDRRLQVNTGVPLSLALAGTGFGYEAQRRLWQAAVVQGLISEVRDIRRMGAAALDLCSVAAGRLDIYYERGLHLWDHAAGALIAREAGAQVGAFGDDAEGIDLLIAAAPDLYTQFEPRLLEIFSRLAG from the coding sequence ATGACTGATGCCGTAACAGCCGACCTGCTTGCCCTCGCTCGACGCACCGCGATCGAGGCCGGGCAACTCGCCCACCGTCGACGCGCCGAGGGTGTGCAGATAGCGGCGAGTAAGTCGTCTCCCGAAGATGTGGTGACTAACGCCGACCGTGAGGTCGAGGCGCTCATTCGCACCCGCCTCGCCGACGCACGTGCCGGGGACGGATTCTACGGCGAGGAATCCGAAGCAACGGTGGGGTCGAGTGGACTCACCTGGGTGGTGGACCCCATCGACGGCACCGTCAACTATCTGTACGGAATTCCGCACTACGCGATCAGCATCGCCGTGGTGGAGGGAGAGCCAGAACCGGCAACGTGGACGACCCTGGCAGGGGTCGTGGTGAATCCACCGCTCGGCGAGGTGTACACCGCGGCGGTCGGCCAGGGTGCGTTCCTCGGTGATCGGCGTCTTCAGGTGAATACCGGAGTGCCCCTGTCGCTCGCGCTGGCCGGAACCGGCTTTGGGTACGAAGCGCAGCGACGGTTGTGGCAGGCGGCCGTCGTGCAGGGACTGATTAGTGAGGTTCGGGACATCCGTCGAATGGGTGCCGCAGCACTCGACCTGTGTTCCGTCGCTGCTGGCCGGCTCGACATCTATTACGAGCGCGGGCTACACCTCTGGGACCACGCCGCGGGCGCCTTGATTGCGAGGGAAGCCGGTGCGCAGGTGGGGGCATTTGGTGACGACGCCGAGGGGATAGATCTGCTGATTGCGGCGGCCCCCGACCTTTACACCCAGTTTGAACCTCGGCTTCTCGAGATTTTCTCCCGGCTGGCAGGGTAA
- a CDS encoding YajQ family cyclic di-GMP-binding protein encodes MADSTFDIVSKVDPMEVDNALNQAHKEVAQRYDFKNVGASIAMSGEKVLMKANTEERVKAILEVFEAKLIKRGISLRSLDAGEPFASGKEYRIETSMKAGIDQENAKKIGKIIRDEGPKGVKSQIQGDELRVSSKSRDDLQAVMALLKGKDLDVALQFVNFR; translated from the coding sequence ATGGCAGATTCTACGTTCGACATCGTTAGCAAGGTGGACCCGATGGAGGTCGACAACGCCCTCAACCAGGCTCACAAAGAGGTCGCACAGCGGTATGACTTCAAGAATGTGGGAGCCTCAATCGCCATGAGCGGTGAAAAGGTGCTCATGAAAGCAAACACCGAGGAACGCGTAAAGGCCATCCTCGAGGTGTTCGAGGCCAAGCTGATCAAGCGCGGTATCTCTCTGCGCAGCCTTGACGCCGGTGAGCCGTTCGCGTCCGGCAAGGAATATCGCATCGAAACCTCGATGAAGGCCGGTATTGACCAGGAGAACGCGAAGAAGATCGGCAAGATCATTCGTGACGAGGGCCCGAAGGGCGTGAAGAGCCAGATTCAGGGCGACGAGCTACGGGTGAGTTCCAAAAGCCGTGACGATCTGCAAGCCGTGATGGCGCTGCTCAAGGGAAAAGACCTTGACGTCGCCCTGCAGTTTGTGAACTTCCGCTAA
- a CDS encoding class I SAM-dependent methyltransferase → MNRADLTKRPAQVAAMFDEVAAHYDRTNAVLSMGNATLWRVATTRAVNPKPGERILDIAAGTGTSSAALARTGAHIVAADFSAGMIEVGRTRHADNPNIEFVQADATALPFADGEFDAVTSSFGLRNVVLPQKALAEFYRVTKPGGRIVICEFSTPPVTPVRVGYFAYLNHVMPAVVRLASSNAEAYDYLGESIEAWPVQATLSGWLRDAGYDEVAYRNLTLGIVALHRGIKPTAQLETTEPAATETVS, encoded by the coding sequence GTGAATAGAGCAGACCTCACCAAACGGCCCGCGCAGGTGGCTGCCATGTTCGACGAGGTCGCCGCGCACTACGACCGCACGAATGCTGTGTTGTCCATGGGTAACGCGACACTCTGGCGCGTCGCCACCACGCGCGCGGTCAACCCGAAGCCGGGCGAGCGCATCCTCGACATTGCTGCCGGCACAGGCACCTCCAGTGCCGCTCTCGCGCGCACGGGCGCTCACATTGTGGCCGCCGACTTTTCCGCCGGCATGATTGAGGTAGGGCGCACCCGTCACGCGGACAATCCCAACATCGAGTTCGTGCAAGCGGATGCCACGGCACTGCCCTTCGCGGACGGTGAGTTCGACGCCGTCACGAGCAGTTTCGGTCTGCGCAATGTGGTGCTGCCCCAGAAAGCGCTCGCCGAGTTTTACCGGGTCACCAAGCCCGGTGGACGCATTGTCATATGCGAGTTCTCCACGCCGCCCGTCACCCCGGTGCGCGTCGGATATTTTGCCTACCTCAACCACGTGATGCCGGCCGTCGTGCGACTGGCCTCATCCAACGCCGAGGCGTACGACTACCTCGGTGAATCGATTGAGGCCTGGCCTGTGCAGGCCACACTGAGCGGATGGCTCCGCGACGCGGGGTACGACGAGGTTGCGTACCGCAATCTCACACTCGGTATTGTCGCCCTGCACCGCGGCATCAAGCCGACTGCGCAGCTCGAGACGACCGAGCCCGCCGCTACCGAAACAGTGTCCTGA
- a CDS encoding M23 family metallopeptidase: MPDSSDSAEPVLPLTRREIRERERRSVTPEEIHLTPEAASVIVTELHEPTLEAIVIVEPDRLIAAPAATENRESDASLIVSEVPTSTMAVPLPTRSQLRAEEQGRRPRPHRLHADAETIAAPSAAYAPTGRFVPTPALPRTPPRPQPVTDRMRKFAATSMTVAAMAFVALMAVSTSLPAQALLSSADVQASAQAAQQTSNKGAQTLDLAGSDTITVERDGYSSSTIAEVAAASGIRLEASFTNNPNGTIQWPFAVGVHIGDEMGPRNCAGCSANHGGQDFNPGLGAPIQSIADGVVSLAEDGEGSLGVHMIIDHMVDGQLVSSVYAHMIHGSMNFKTGDVVKVGQAIGKTGSTGMSTGPHLHFEIREGGIRGTKVNPLTWLYAHTN, translated from the coding sequence GTGCCTGACTCGAGTGACAGCGCAGAACCCGTTCTTCCCCTCACCCGCCGAGAAATACGTGAGCGCGAGCGTCGGAGCGTAACACCGGAAGAGATTCACCTCACTCCCGAAGCCGCGTCCGTCATCGTGACCGAACTGCACGAGCCCACGCTCGAAGCCATCGTTATCGTGGAGCCCGACCGACTCATTGCCGCCCCCGCAGCCACGGAGAATCGCGAATCCGATGCGAGCCTGATCGTGTCTGAGGTGCCCACCTCAACGATGGCGGTTCCGCTTCCCACGCGATCGCAGCTTCGCGCCGAGGAGCAGGGACGCCGGCCGCGACCGCACCGTCTCCACGCGGATGCCGAGACCATCGCGGCGCCGTCGGCCGCCTACGCGCCAACCGGCCGGTTCGTGCCCACACCAGCGCTACCCCGCACGCCGCCGCGTCCGCAGCCCGTGACGGACCGCATGCGCAAGTTCGCGGCCACCAGCATGACGGTGGCAGCCATGGCCTTTGTGGCATTGATGGCCGTGTCCACCTCGCTCCCGGCGCAGGCACTGCTGTCCTCGGCCGACGTGCAGGCATCCGCTCAGGCCGCGCAGCAGACGAGCAACAAGGGCGCGCAGACACTCGACCTCGCCGGCAGCGACACCATCACGGTGGAACGCGACGGCTACTCGTCGAGCACCATCGCTGAGGTCGCGGCCGCCAGCGGTATTCGGCTGGAAGCGTCCTTCACCAACAACCCGAACGGCACCATTCAGTGGCCGTTCGCGGTAGGAGTGCACATTGGCGACGAGATGGGCCCCCGCAACTGCGCCGGCTGCTCGGCCAACCACGGCGGCCAGGACTTCAACCCCGGACTCGGGGCACCGATTCAGTCCATAGCGGATGGCGTCGTCAGTCTGGCTGAAGACGGCGAGGGCAGCCTCGGTGTGCACATGATCATTGACCACATGGTGGACGGACAGCTCGTGTCGAGCGTCTACGCGCACATGATTCACGGGTCGATGAACTTCAAGACCGGAGACGTCGTGAAGGTGGGTCAGGCCATCGGCAAGACCGGCAGCACCGGAATGTCGACCGGGCCGCACCTGCACTTCGAAATTCGCGAAGGCGGCATCCGCGGTACCAAGGTGAACCCGCTCACCTGGCTCTACGCCCACACAAACTAG